The genomic window AACGGACGGCGGTGCGGCCGCGCCAGCCGTAGAGGTGGTGACCTACGAGCAGGGCGGCGAACACTGCCCACGACAGCAAGCCGAACACGGTCTTGTGACTGAATTCCCATGGTTTTCCGAATACTTGCTCGGAGAACATCATGCCGGAAGCCAAGGTAAACGTCAGTACAACGAAGCCGATGCCGATGATACGGAACAACAAGCTTTCCATCACCAACAACGGTGGCAGGTTACGTAACAGCGCGGGAAGACTGCCGTGATGCAGACGTTTTTCCACACTGGAGATGATTACAGCGTGCAGCACCGCAATGGTGAGCAGGCTGTAAGCCAGCATGGCGGCAGCGATATGCGCCTCGAACGCCAGCGTCACGGTGTATTCGAGCGGGTGCAGCGCAGGGAACAAGGCTGGCAACATCACGCCGATGGCAGCCAGCGGCAGCACCAATGTCTGCAAGCTACAGATCGGATAGAAGAATCGCGCCACCCAATACACCAGCATGGTCAGCCACAGAATGAGTGAGACGGCATTTGCCAGCCCGAAGTTGAATTCACCGAGCATACGCAGGCTGTGCGACAGCAGATAACCGTGCGTCAGCAGCGGAACCAGCACCAGATGACCGATGAAGCTGCGATTCAGCGCTTCGCCTTCGCCCCGCATCTGCGCACGCCAAAAGAACACCGCCAGCGCGCCATACGACAAAAAAGTGAGCAAATAGAGATGAAGGTTCGACATTTCAGGTCAGGATGATTAGACTGCGCGGAATTCTACACCATCTCCGAAATCACCATGCTAGACAACCTTACCAGCCGCCTCTCCGGTGTCATCAAGAATCTGCGCGGACAGGCGCGTTTGAGTGAAGCCAACATCCAGGATGCACTGCGCGAAGTGCGCCTTGCCCTACTGGAAGCTGACGTTGCGCTGCCCGTGGTCAAAGAGTTGATTGCACAGGTGAAAGAATCCGCGCTCGGGCAAGAAGTCATCGGCAGTCTGTCGCCGGGGCAAGCCTTTATCGGCGTAGTTCACCGCGAACTGACCAAGCTGATGGGCGAAGAGAATGCTGGGTTGAACTTCAATACCGTGCCGCCCGCCGTGATCCTGATGGCCGGCCTGCAAGGTGCGGGTAAGACCACGACCACCGGCAAGCTGGCTAAACTGCTACGCGACCAGCAGAAGAAGAAAGTACTGCTAGTTAGTTGCGATGTTTATCGCCCAGCTGCGATTGAACAGCTGCGCACCTTGGGCCAGCAACTGGAGATCGACTTCTTCCCATCCGACCTGAGCCAGAAGCCGGTCGATATCGCCCGCGCCGCCCATGATTGGGCGCGCCGCCATTACCACGATGTGCTGATCGTCGATACCGCCGGTCGTCTGGCCATCGACGAAGCGATGATGGACGAGATCAAGCAACTGCACGCTGCACTCAAACCTATCGAGACGCTGTTCGTAGTGGATGCCATGACTGGTCAGGATGCGGTCAACACCGCCAAGGCCTTCGGTGAGGCGCTGCCACTTACCGGTGTGGTGCTGACCAAGCTGGACGGCGATGCGCGCGG from Ferriphaselus amnicola includes these protein-coding regions:
- a CDS encoding cytochrome C assembly family protein, translated to MSNLHLYLLTFLSYGALAVFFWRAQMRGEGEALNRSFIGHLVLVPLLTHGYLLSHSLRMLGEFNFGLANAVSLILWLTMLVYWVARFFYPICSLQTLVLPLAAIGVMLPALFPALHPLEYTVTLAFEAHIAAAMLAYSLLTIAVLHAVIISSVEKRLHHGSLPALLRNLPPLLVMESLLFRIIGIGFVVLTFTLASGMMFSEQVFGKPWEFSHKTVFGLLSWAVFAALLVGHHLYGWRGRTAVRWTVGGFSFLLLAYLGTQFVLQVLLSR
- the ffh gene encoding signal recognition particle protein; the protein is MLDNLTSRLSGVIKNLRGQARLSEANIQDALREVRLALLEADVALPVVKELIAQVKESALGQEVIGSLSPGQAFIGVVHRELTKLMGEENAGLNFNTVPPAVILMAGLQGAGKTTTTGKLAKLLRDQQKKKVLLVSCDVYRPAAIEQLRTLGQQLEIDFFPSDLSQKPVDIARAAHDWARRHYHDVLIVDTAGRLAIDEAMMDEIKQLHAALKPIETLFVVDAMTGQDAVNTAKAFGEALPLTGVVLTKLDGDARGGAALSVRHITGKPIKFVGVSEKMTGLEAFHPERMASRVLGMGDVLSLIEEAQREVDVEEAQKLAKKVQSGKGFDLNDFKMQIVQMRKMGGMSAMMDKLPAQLSQAAAGAKVDDKQINRIEGIINSMTPLERAKPELIKASRKRRIAIGAGVQVMHVNQLLSQFEQTQKMMKMFSKGGIAKMMRGMKGMMPGMR